In one Butyrivibrio proteoclasticus B316 genomic region, the following are encoded:
- a CDS encoding alanyl-tRNA editing protein, with protein MTKELYYESAYISEFFAEVIKCERSENKAYKGRYEVVLDRTAFFPEQGGQGSDIGVLEFDDGKSVAGIEHVSIGSEIRHIADKEIPVGTRVRGVIDFARRFSNMQQHTGEHIFSGLVNSEYGYNNVGFHLSDSEVTMDYDGVLTAENIRKLEIKANEAIWANLDVICEFPEADKLSEIPYRSKKELSGDVRIVTIPGIDICACCAPHVNRTGEIGMLKVVGLQNYKGGVRVNILCGRRALLYLQGEHDIVGELTALLTTSADKVVTSVKRAFDDNSNMKSELSQARETLIGYEISEIVQVTSSDISGGIFVNAAEDDIYVVKDNAYDSNMLRKLVNSLSEHKKGYCGAFAGSQESGYRFIIASGASGKDCKALCDKLRTEFGAKGGGSNAMVQGSLNVADLRSVLDSLT; from the coding sequence ATGACTAAAGAGTTATATTACGAAAGTGCTTATATATCAGAGTTTTTTGCTGAAGTAATAAAGTGTGAGAGATCAGAGAACAAGGCCTATAAGGGCCGCTACGAGGTTGTCCTTGACAGAACAGCTTTTTTTCCTGAGCAGGGCGGTCAGGGCAGTGATATTGGTGTTCTGGAATTTGATGATGGCAAGAGTGTTGCAGGTATCGAGCATGTGAGCATTGGCTCAGAAATCAGACACATAGCAGACAAAGAGATACCGGTAGGTACCAGAGTTCGCGGCGTTATTGATTTTGCCCGTAGATTCAGTAATATGCAGCAGCATACAGGAGAGCACATTTTTTCAGGACTTGTTAATTCTGAATATGGCTATAACAACGTTGGCTTTCATTTGAGCGACTCGGAAGTGACCATGGATTATGACGGCGTGTTAACTGCTGAGAATATCAGGAAACTTGAGATAAAGGCCAATGAAGCTATCTGGGCAAATCTCGATGTGATCTGTGAATTCCCGGAAGCAGATAAGCTGTCTGAGATCCCATATAGGAGCAAAAAAGAACTATCAGGCGATGTGAGGATAGTTACGATTCCCGGAATCGATATCTGCGCCTGCTGTGCTCCGCATGTAAACAGGACTGGCGAGATCGGAATGCTCAAGGTAGTTGGACTTCAGAACTACAAGGGCGGCGTCAGAGTCAATATTCTCTGCGGCAGAAGGGCTCTTTTATACCTTCAGGGTGAGCATGATATTGTAGGCGAGCTTACAGCTCTTTTGACAACTTCTGCTGACAAAGTGGTTACTTCTGTTAAGCGTGCATTTGATGATAACAGCAATATGAAATCAGAATTGTCACAGGCAAGAGAAACTCTGATTGGATACGAGATTTCTGAAATTGTACAGGTCACTTCTAGCGATATTTCCGGAGGAATATTTGTGAATGCCGCCGAAGATGACATTTATGTGGTCAAAGACAATGCCTATGACTCCAATATGCTGCGCAAGCTGGTTAATTCTCTTTCTGAACACAAGAAGGGCTATTGCGGAGCTTTTGCAGGTTCACAGGAAAGCGGATACAGATTTATTATTGCATCCGGAGCTTCCGGAAAAGATTGTAAAGCGCTGTGCGATAAGCTCAGAACAGAGTTTGGAGCAAAGGGCGGCGGCTCAAATGCGATGGTTCAGGGAAGCCTTAATGTTGCTGATCTTAGGTCAGTTTTGGATTCTTTGACCTAA
- a CDS encoding CarD family transcriptional regulator, producing MLNIGECVIYGSHGLCQVREILVPSFLERGKEKQYYMMISAVDAGSVLYVPVEGAEDKIREVTGADNAEDLIEDIEEVDEILLPEGKKAEPAMLEIIKRNDVEEMMGLVKSLRKIKATREAQGKRFATLNERYLNLAEKLLYTELAYSLETEKETIKRRVLEMLSELPLETA from the coding sequence ATGTTAAATATTGGAGAGTGCGTAATTTACGGTAGTCATGGCTTATGCCAGGTACGAGAGATTCTGGTACCGTCGTTTCTTGAGAGGGGCAAAGAGAAACAGTATTACATGATGATTTCCGCAGTGGATGCCGGAAGTGTCCTCTACGTTCCAGTAGAGGGAGCCGAAGACAAGATCAGGGAAGTCACAGGCGCTGACAATGCTGAAGATTTGATAGAAGATATCGAGGAAGTTGATGAAATTCTACTTCCGGAGGGTAAGAAGGCCGAACCCGCAATGCTTGAGATCATTAAGAGGAATGATGTAGAAGAGATGATGGGTCTTGTGAAGTCCTTGCGCAAGATCAAAGCTACCAGGGAAGCGCAGGGCAAGAGATTCGCCACGCTTAATGAGAGATACCTGAATTTGGCAGAAAAGCTTCTTTACACTGAACTGGCTTATTCCCTTGAGACAGAAAAAGAGACTATTAAGAGAAGGGTATTAGAAATGCTTTCAGAACTTCCATTGGAGACCGCGTAA
- a CDS encoding GNAT family N-acetyltransferase, translating into MGFVLETERLILRGWRDEDAPSLFKYASDERIGPVAGWLPHKDINYSRAVIRTIFAKDEVYAICIKGGGGNPVGSIGLTLKGSPERPLEEASAELGYWIGYPFWNHGYVTEAVKELMRHGFEDLGLETIVCGYFDGNDRSKRVQEKCGFTYRYTNENSNIPMLSEVRVEHMGMITRDEYYSIRLIQG; encoded by the coding sequence ATGGGATTTGTTCTGGAAACAGAAAGATTGATATTAAGAGGCTGGAGAGATGAAGATGCTCCCAGCCTCTTTAAGTATGCAAGTGATGAGCGTATAGGACCTGTGGCAGGGTGGCTTCCGCATAAGGATATCAATTACAGCAGGGCTGTGATCAGAACTATTTTTGCCAAAGATGAGGTATATGCCATCTGCATAAAGGGTGGTGGAGGAAACCCTGTAGGAAGTATTGGGCTTACATTAAAGGGCTCACCTGAAAGGCCACTTGAAGAGGCATCTGCTGAACTTGGATATTGGATAGGATATCCCTTCTGGAATCATGGATATGTTACGGAAGCTGTAAAAGAATTGATGCGACATGGCTTTGAGGACCTGGGGCTGGAAACAATAGTTTGCGGATACTTTGACGGAAATGACAGGTCAAAAAGAGTCCAGGAAAAATGCGGATTTACATACAGGTACACCAATGAGAACTCGAATATTCCTATGCTTTCTGAAGTGAGGGTGGAGCATATGGGGATGATCACTAGGGATGAGTACTACAGTATTCGTTTAATCCAGGGATGA
- a CDS encoding EAL domain-containing protein, producing MEIRTPLIAIMVSIILLVIYLRKNIPQLISARIFFVFLVSVFVCNICEILECTAFMLIDEKSSAAALREVTQILYVGSLLFSAFIMCIYIYAKTTLKRAVSNLVVVITGIPALIAVIIAIVMGIDVGVNEWGYYYNYGTAVIICYAIGFTYVLLSILRTIYFKNRIRKDSFFSILSGLIVWAILLIYQFIDRAMQVSAVAMMIMALILFLSMENPREYYERSIDGVRNRDAFEMALLERMGMRREFFVVSVIFTGKTAVMSNSERSEMTDLMKIVGKISESHVGTPAYLFNWNTLCSIVRNPERVETFMNIVNNLKDNEGKNYRLTFSILELPKYASEADKALQILTYVSGEYAFKQSSPNLVIDQVVVDKMTYRNSIEDVVRTAVKEKSFDVYYQPILSVEDGSFSSAEALVRLQRPDKGKFISPEDFIPIAEKCGLIQEIDDLVFEKVCSFIARENLQAYGIKTIEVNLSGNEVVDEQTHIRLINKMNKYQIPPDFINFEITETSYINNDEVFKENVARLRESGSTISMDDFGSGYSNLLEILKMDYALVKMDKEFVWSCLDKDKPENMRMLDYTIKFLKDFGLHILAEGVETMDQAKILIDKGVEYLQGFYYSRPIPEEEYIDFLKAQKGLFAKGE from the coding sequence ATGGAAATTCGTACACCTTTAATTGCAATAATGGTATCAATCATACTGCTGGTGATATACCTTAGAAAGAACATTCCGCAGCTTATTTCTGCGCGAATTTTCTTCGTTTTTTTGGTGTCCGTATTTGTCTGCAATATATGTGAGATTCTAGAGTGCACTGCCTTTATGCTGATAGATGAGAAGAGCTCGGCGGCAGCCCTTAGGGAAGTTACACAGATATTGTATGTCGGCTCTCTTTTGTTTAGTGCATTTATCATGTGCATTTATATTTATGCCAAGACGACCCTCAAAAGAGCTGTGTCTAACCTGGTCGTGGTGATTACCGGAATTCCTGCTCTTATTGCGGTGATCATAGCCATTGTCATGGGCATAGATGTTGGAGTCAATGAATGGGGCTATTACTATAACTATGGGACAGCAGTTATTATATGTTATGCAATCGGCTTTACTTACGTTTTGCTGTCTATTTTGCGCACAATATATTTTAAGAACCGGATCAGAAAAGACAGCTTTTTTAGCATTTTATCAGGCCTTATAGTATGGGCGATTCTTCTGATCTATCAATTTATTGACAGGGCAATGCAGGTTTCAGCAGTTGCTATGATGATTATGGCGCTTATTCTTTTCCTGTCTATGGAAAATCCCAGAGAGTATTACGAGAGATCGATTGATGGGGTCAGGAACAGAGATGCCTTTGAAATGGCTCTTTTGGAGCGAATGGGCATGAGAAGAGAATTCTTTGTAGTGTCCGTTATTTTTACCGGTAAAACAGCAGTCATGTCCAATTCCGAGAGAAGTGAGATGACTGATCTTATGAAGATAGTTGGAAAGATTTCAGAAAGTCACGTGGGGACTCCGGCATATCTTTTTAACTGGAATACGCTGTGTTCGATTGTCAGAAACCCTGAGAGAGTTGAGACCTTCATGAACATAGTCAATAATTTAAAGGATAATGAGGGCAAGAATTACAGGCTAACCTTTAGCATACTGGAACTTCCCAAGTATGCCAGCGAGGCGGATAAGGCTCTTCAGATTCTGACTTATGTGTCCGGAGAATATGCTTTTAAACAGTCGTCGCCAAACCTTGTTATAGATCAGGTTGTCGTAGATAAGATGACCTACAGAAATTCCATTGAGGATGTGGTCAGGACTGCGGTAAAAGAGAAGTCCTTTGACGTTTATTACCAGCCTATCCTGTCGGTAGAGGATGGCAGCTTTTCATCGGCTGAGGCGCTTGTAAGGCTTCAGAGGCCTGATAAAGGGAAATTTATTTCACCTGAAGATTTCATACCTATCGCAGAAAAATGCGGACTGATCCAGGAGATTGATGACCTGGTATTTGAAAAGGTTTGCTCCTTTATTGCAAGGGAGAACCTTCAGGCCTATGGAATTAAAACTATAGAAGTTAATCTGTCGGGAAATGAAGTCGTCGATGAGCAGACACATATAAGGCTTATCAACAAGATGAATAAATACCAGATTCCGCCTGATTTTATCAATTTCGAGATTACAGAGACCTCATATATCAACAATGATGAGGTTTTCAAGGAAAACGTTGCAAGACTAAGGGAGAGCGGAAGTACAATTTCAATGGATGATTTTGGATCCGGCTATTCCAACCTTCTGGAGATTCTCAAGATGGATTATGCACTCGTCAAGATGGATAAAGAGTTTGTGTGGAGCTGTCTTGACAAGGATAAACCGGAAAATATGAGGATGCTTGATTATACTATTAAGTTTCTTAAGGACTTTGGCCTGCATATCCTTGCAGAAGGTGTAGAAACTATGGATCAGGCCAAAATTCTTATAGATAAAGGCGTAGAATATTTACAGGGCTTTTATTATTCAAGACCGATACCTGAAGAAGAATATATCGATTTCCTCAAGGCTCAGAAAGGTTTGTTTGCGAAAGGAGAATAA
- a CDS encoding beta-L-arabinofuranosidase domain-containing protein: protein MKIHFDKLYKDERKNELLGIGVPFPKGELTLKEYERLAVIDSGKIIPSQIKITSTWEDGSIRFIYVRFLGTLPGNAAKDFVLVTTSDMIDNSNVFADGIDNNLVTRTNTAISVSNGVFNFRVADFQNGPFQELSYEGHVFTRNQFIGPVLKMDGYVFSPIFELWQIVENGPIFTIIEASGHFEDNNQRLSGEGIKFTLRLSITCDKPWIEAAVRIFNCTLDTIEPDELTFEIRNTGKDKVIPRTTVGISNFKTKFETSDEGEEVSKTITAELLEREANEHFAEVFYGTFLADVSDFGDGVGICATVFQAQQNYPKAISASSDGIKISLLPDKNRLMDISNSYSVRFESGMAREQRFLLHFHDAGEDLYELNNRSIIYQMPDTGYVDPEIFEQAGVFPEIFLPQKEQIDDVEIALIDKADSHARCYGILNWGDAPDPGYTSQGRGGGNLVWTNNEYDYPHAMYMMYARTGIRRMFDYANVACWHWMDVDICHYNTDPLFVNGQWEHQKRHSGNSEPGRGTRGIMACSHEWVEGLLDHYHFTGDERALETAIGIGRNVLALLDTPAYQVPGEIGARETGWALRSLTALYIETHDKKWLEKADWIVGQFEEWNDKYGNWLSAYTDNTTIRVGFMISVAVGSLMRYYRVDGSERVKQLIMKAIDDIVDNCRTPNGLFYYKELPSLARNGNNTLLLESMAIAYEITKEDRYLDYGLKTFYKQISSQSGISFTKRIVEDTVMVGNGPTKNFAQSFLPLTLFYVKAVQANKLLQ, encoded by the coding sequence ATGAAAATACACTTTGATAAACTGTATAAAGATGAGAGAAAAAATGAACTCCTGGGTATAGGTGTGCCTTTTCCAAAAGGAGAGCTTACCCTCAAAGAGTACGAGAGGCTTGCGGTTATTGACTCCGGCAAGATAATCCCTTCGCAGATCAAGATAACTTCCACCTGGGAGGATGGCTCTATACGCTTTATCTACGTGAGATTTTTGGGAACACTTCCGGGGAATGCGGCCAAGGATTTTGTCCTTGTTACTACTTCTGACATGATCGATAACAGCAATGTTTTTGCTGATGGAATTGACAATAACCTTGTTACAAGGACTAACACTGCAATTTCTGTATCCAATGGAGTGTTTAATTTCAGGGTGGCTGATTTCCAGAATGGGCCTTTTCAAGAGCTATCCTATGAAGGACATGTATTTACCAGAAATCAGTTCATAGGCCCTGTTCTTAAAATGGACGGATATGTTTTTTCTCCAATCTTTGAATTATGGCAGATTGTTGAAAATGGTCCTATTTTTACTATTATCGAAGCTTCGGGGCATTTTGAGGACAATAATCAGAGATTGTCGGGAGAGGGGATCAAGTTTACCCTTCGCCTTTCTATAACCTGTGACAAGCCCTGGATAGAGGCTGCTGTCAGAATCTTTAACTGTACGCTGGACACTATTGAGCCTGATGAACTTACATTTGAAATCAGGAATACGGGAAAAGACAAGGTGATTCCGCGCACAACTGTGGGTATTTCCAATTTTAAGACCAAATTTGAAACTAGTGATGAAGGAGAAGAGGTTTCCAAGACAATAACAGCTGAGCTTCTTGAAAGAGAAGCTAACGAGCATTTTGCAGAAGTCTTTTATGGGACTTTTCTGGCTGATGTTTCTGATTTTGGAGATGGCGTGGGGATTTGCGCGACTGTCTTTCAGGCACAGCAGAATTATCCCAAGGCTATCAGTGCAAGCAGTGACGGAATTAAGATTTCTCTTTTACCTGATAAAAACAGACTTATGGATATTTCCAATTCGTATTCGGTCAGATTCGAATCAGGAATGGCAAGAGAACAGAGATTTCTATTGCATTTCCATGATGCAGGAGAAGATCTGTACGAGCTTAATAACAGAAGCATAATTTATCAGATGCCCGATACAGGGTATGTCGATCCTGAAATATTTGAGCAGGCCGGTGTTTTTCCGGAAATATTCCTTCCACAGAAAGAGCAGATTGATGATGTTGAGATTGCTCTGATCGATAAAGCGGATTCTCATGCAAGATGCTATGGAATTCTGAACTGGGGCGATGCGCCTGATCCAGGCTATACTTCTCAGGGAAGAGGCGGCGGAAATCTGGTCTGGACCAACAATGAATATGACTATCCTCATGCCATGTACATGATGTATGCAAGGACCGGCATCCGAAGAATGTTTGATTACGCCAATGTTGCCTGCTGGCACTGGATGGATGTTGATATTTGCCATTACAACACAGATCCTCTTTTTGTAAACGGTCAGTGGGAGCATCAGAAGAGACACAGCGGAAACTCGGAGCCCGGAAGGGGGACACGTGGAATCATGGCCTGCTCCCATGAATGGGTAGAGGGGCTTCTTGATCATTATCATTTCACTGGAGATGAGAGGGCACTTGAAACAGCTATTGGAATTGGACGAAACGTATTGGCTCTTCTGGATACGCCTGCTTATCAGGTTCCCGGCGAAATAGGCGCAAGGGAGACCGGGTGGGCACTTAGAAGTCTGACGGCTCTTTATATAGAGACCCATGATAAAAAGTGGCTTGAAAAAGCAGACTGGATAGTCGGACAGTTCGAAGAGTGGAATGATAAATATGGTAACTGGCTCTCAGCCTATACTGATAATACAACTATCAGGGTTGGATTTATGATCTCTGTGGCTGTTGGTTCACTTATGCGTTACTACAGGGTTGACGGGAGCGAGCGCGTTAAGCAGCTCATTATGAAGGCTATCGATGATATCGTAGATAACTGCAGAACTCCCAACGGACTTTTTTACTATAAAGAGCTTCCAAGCCTTGCCAGAAACGGTAACAATACACTTCTTTTAGAGTCTATGGCTATAGCTTATGAGATCACGAAAGAAGACAGATACCTTGACTATGGGCTTAAGACTTTTTACAAGCAGATTTCATCCCAGAGCGGTATCTCTTTTACCAAGAGAATTGTGGAAGATACAGTTATGGTTGGGAATGGCCCGACCAAGAATTTTGCCCAGTCGTTTTTGCCTCTGACGCTATTTTATGTCAAGGCTGTTCAAGCTAACAAGTTGTTGCAATAA
- a CDS encoding alpha-amylase family glycosyl hydrolase produces MWAYETSFYQIYPLGFCGAPFENDGKLEHRILKVIDWIPHFKKLGIGAIMFNPVFESDTHGYNTRDYKKIDVRLGTNKDFKKVCDALHKEGIKVVLDGVFNHAGRGFFGFVDVLEKKWDSPYKDWFNISFEGNSNYNDGLWYEGWEGNYDLVKLNLRNPAVTDYLMESVKFWIDEFGIDGLRLDVAYCVDPDFIRRLRRETPAWKEDFFLMGEMIGGDYNRIMGDDLCHSATNYECYKGMHSALNSMNLFEIVHSLLRQFGPENWTLYRGKHLLSFVDNHDVSRIASVLQRPQHLPLIYTLMFGMPGIPTIYYGSEWGEKADKSQGDPALRPCFDKPQWNELTDVISKLCKGREGSKALSYGDFKSLLLTNRQCIFEREAEGDRVLVVINADENQFHADFDARAGRATDLITGKEIDFGGGLDIPAYTGYLLQI; encoded by the coding sequence ATGTGGGCTTATGAAACATCTTTTTATCAGATCTATCCATTGGGCTTTTGCGGAGCTCCTTTTGAAAATGATGGTAAGCTGGAACACAGGATTTTGAAGGTGATTGACTGGATCCCGCATTTCAAAAAGCTGGGAATCGGAGCCATAATGTTCAACCCAGTCTTTGAGTCTGATACTCACGGCTATAATACAAGGGATTACAAAAAGATAGATGTGCGCCTTGGGACTAACAAGGATTTTAAGAAGGTTTGCGATGCCCTTCACAAGGAGGGAATCAAGGTTGTCCTTGATGGTGTTTTCAATCATGCAGGAAGAGGCTTTTTTGGCTTTGTAGATGTCCTTGAAAAAAAGTGGGATTCTCCCTACAAGGACTGGTTTAACATAAGCTTTGAAGGAAACAGTAACTATAATGACGGATTGTGGTATGAAGGCTGGGAAGGCAATTATGACCTTGTTAAGCTCAATCTTCGCAATCCTGCAGTTACAGATTATCTGATGGAAAGTGTTAAGTTCTGGATCGATGAGTTTGGAATAGATGGTCTTAGACTTGATGTTGCCTATTGCGTTGATCCTGACTTTATCAGAAGACTCAGACGTGAAACACCTGCATGGAAGGAAGATTTCTTCCTGATGGGTGAGATGATAGGCGGAGATTACAATCGTATTATGGGCGATGATCTGTGCCACAGTGCTACTAACTACGAGTGCTACAAGGGTATGCATTCCGCTCTTAACAGCATGAATCTCTTTGAAATAGTTCATTCGCTCCTGCGCCAGTTCGGCCCTGAAAACTGGACTTTGTACAGGGGTAAACACCTCTTATCTTTTGTAGATAACCACGATGTCAGCAGGATTGCCAGCGTATTGCAGAGACCTCAGCACTTGCCGCTTATCTACACGCTTATGTTTGGTATGCCCGGAATTCCTACAATCTACTATGGCAGTGAGTGGGGCGAGAAGGCTGACAAATCCCAGGGAGATCCTGCTCTAAGACCATGCTTTGATAAGCCTCAGTGGAATGAACTTACCGATGTTATCAGTAAGCTCTGTAAAGGCAGAGAAGGCTCTAAAGCCCTGTCCTATGGAGATTTTAAGTCACTTCTTCTTACAAACAGGCAGTGCATTTTTGAAAGAGAAGCAGAAGGGGACAGAGTTTTAGTTGTAATTAATGCTGATGAGAATCAGTTCCACGCTGATTTTGATGCAAGAGCAGGAAGAGCAACAGATCTTATCACGGGAAAAGAGATTGATTTTGGCGGAGGACTTGATATTCCAGCTTATACAGGATATCTTTTGCAGATATGA
- a CDS encoding phosphatase PAP2 family protein, with amino-acid sequence MGVVVGNSFWFDFEVELMEFLQRTIGDTGISIISFFSYFGEELILILLLGFLFWCYDKKAAIYIGTNVMVGLVFTPLIKNFFWRRRPYFDHETIKCLRPVDKKADIYDIAAQGFSFPSGHSTNSATVYGSLARFYKKPVFTAVAFILPLLVGLSRVIVGCHYPTDVLFGWLSGALIIFVIPALVRRFSEEKRWIIYLIIFLISCIGLLYCKTSDYYTGLGLMGGFFLSVEFDRRVVKFENTRKPLWCITRLLGGFIIYFALNTLLKMPFSKVFLDSGVFLANIVRFIRYTIVAFVTIGVYPLVFRVEKVFSKNN; translated from the coding sequence ATGGGAGTAGTTGTTGGGAATAGTTTTTGGTTTGATTTTGAAGTGGAGTTAATGGAGTTTCTGCAAAGAACCATAGGAGATACAGGAATAAGTATTATTTCCTTCTTCTCATATTTTGGAGAAGAACTGATACTGATCCTTCTGCTTGGCTTTTTGTTCTGGTGTTATGACAAGAAGGCTGCGATATATATAGGAACAAATGTAATGGTTGGTCTGGTATTTACTCCTCTTATCAAGAATTTTTTCTGGAGGAGAAGGCCATATTTTGACCATGAAACAATTAAGTGTCTAAGACCGGTTGATAAGAAAGCAGATATATATGACATTGCGGCGCAGGGCTTTTCTTTTCCAAGTGGCCATTCCACAAATTCAGCTACTGTCTATGGATCTCTTGCAAGGTTTTATAAAAAGCCTGTGTTTACGGCAGTTGCATTTATCCTGCCACTTCTTGTAGGCCTTTCAAGGGTGATTGTAGGCTGCCATTATCCTACAGACGTGCTATTTGGCTGGCTCTCAGGTGCGCTGATCATATTTGTGATTCCTGCACTGGTTAGAAGATTTAGCGAGGAAAAGAGATGGATCATCTATCTCATTATTTTCCTTATTTCCTGCATTGGACTTTTATACTGCAAGACATCCGACTACTACACAGGACTTGGCCTTATGGGAGGCTTTTTCCTATCTGTAGAGTTTGATAGAAGAGTAGTTAAATTTGAGAATACCAGAAAGCCCTTGTGGTGCATAACAAGGCTTCTTGGAGGCTTTATCATATATTTTGCACTTAATACACTTCTCAAGATGCCATTTAGCAAGGTATTTCTTGATTCAGGAGTATTTCTTGCAAACATAGTAAGATTTATCAGATACACGATCGTAGCCTTTGTAACAATTGGCGTATATCCGCTTGTTTTCAGAGTTGAAAAAGTTTTTTCAAAGAATAACTGA
- a CDS encoding SGNH/GDSL hydrolase family protein codes for MSKDNFRKRNNGTKRSCFKEIMQGLGGKNITIISSVVIAALFVIILLVMFIKSPVFIAWRENGSETQVASEEMAAGEETMNVASGEEDMPVVETATEGMKAESTPDTTVLAKKENAKDGYLNRCVFLGDSRTVAMVNYGFFNDDAALAQIGISHPAFASNKFINNAGKEYTLKSYLSSHQAPVIYILLGVNGINDSSESHYQNTFISLIDSVAKMAPNSNIVLVAIGPVDDNGIYKNSVQNAWIDKYNAFLLETARQKHIFYLDIAEILKGSNGQVKPEYNGGDGLHYSGKGCEAIFRYIVEHPVPGISDEGKYVVKYIKPDPNRMKVTMDDGSGIDEGKIQDLMDMMMGTPENQTASDASTESSSETEEELEKKKAEEEKKKAEEEKKKAEEEKKKAEEEKKKAEEEKKKKAEEEKKAEEEKKKAEEEKKKAEEEEKKKAEEEKKKAEEEQKKAEEEKKKAEEEEQKKAEEEKKKAEEEEQKKAEEEKKKAEEEEKKKVEEENKEESEKKEGEKEENGNSGNSAGEALEGSAGHSEEETVNNP; via the coding sequence ATGAGTAAGGATAATTTCAGAAAACGTAATAACGGGACAAAGAGAAGCTGCTTCAAAGAAATCATGCAGGGCCTTGGTGGAAAGAATATTACCATCATCTCATCGGTCGTGATTGCGGCTTTATTTGTGATCATTCTGCTCGTTATGTTCATAAAAAGTCCCGTGTTTATTGCTTGGAGAGAGAATGGCAGTGAAACCCAGGTTGCAAGTGAGGAAATGGCTGCCGGCGAAGAAACTATGAATGTAGCTTCTGGTGAGGAAGATATGCCCGTAGTTGAGACTGCCACTGAGGGGATGAAGGCTGAATCTACTCCGGATACAACTGTGCTTGCGAAAAAAGAAAATGCCAAGGATGGATATCTTAACAGATGCGTATTCCTCGGTGATTCCAGAACAGTTGCGATGGTTAACTACGGCTTTTTCAATGACGATGCTGCTCTTGCGCAGATTGGCATATCACATCCGGCATTTGCATCCAATAAATTTATTAACAATGCCGGCAAAGAATATACTTTAAAGTCGTATCTGTCGTCGCATCAGGCTCCGGTCATCTATATTCTCCTGGGAGTAAACGGGATCAATGATTCCAGCGAGTCGCACTATCAGAATACATTTATTTCTCTTATAGACAGTGTAGCCAAGATGGCGCCTAATTCCAATATTGTACTTGTAGCTATAGGCCCTGTCGATGATAACGGAATCTACAAAAATAGTGTTCAGAACGCATGGATAGACAAATACAATGCGTTTTTACTGGAAACCGCAAGACAGAAGCATATTTTTTATCTCGATATTGCTGAAATCCTCAAAGGATCAAACGGACAGGTCAAGCCAGAGTATAACGGCGGTGATGGACTTCATTATTCCGGAAAAGGGTGTGAAGCGATATTCAGGTACATAGTAGAGCATCCTGTGCCCGGAATATCTGATGAAGGTAAGTATGTAGTTAAATATATCAAGCCTGATCCAAATAGGATGAAAGTTACGATGGATGATGGTTCCGGAATTGATGAAGGCAAGATCCAGGATCTTATGGACATGATGATGGGGACCCCAGAAAATCAGACTGCCTCAGATGCTTCCACTGAAAGTAGTTCGGAAACTGAAGAGGAATTAGAAAAGAAGAAGGCTGAGGAAGAAAAGAAGAAGGCTGAGGAAGAAAAGAAGAAGGCTGAGGAAGAAAAGAAGAAGGCTGAGGAAGAAAAGAAGAAAGCTGAAGAAGAAAAGAAAAAGAAAGCTGAAGAGGAAAAGAAGGCCGAGGAAGAAAAGAAGAAAGCCGAAGAAGAGAAAAAGAAGGCTGAAGAGGAAGAGAAAAAGAAAGCCGAAGAAGAAAAGAAGAAAGCCGAAGAAGAACAAAAGAAGGCTGAAGAAGAAAAAAAGAAGGCCGAAGAGGAAGAACAAAAGAAGGCTGAAGAAGAGAAAAAGAAAGCCGAAGAGGAAGAACAAAAGAAGGCTGAAGAAGAGAAAAAGAAAGCTGAAGAGGAAGAAAAAAAGAAAGTTGAGGAAGAAAATAAGGAAGAGTCCGAGAAAAAGGAAGGAGAAAAAGAGGAAAACGGGAATAGCGGTAACAGCGCCGGGGAAGCTTTAGAAGGATCCGCCGGCCATTCTGAGGAAGAAACTGTAAATAACCCGTAA